From Acinonyx jubatus isolate Ajub_Pintada_27869175 chromosome B2, VMU_Ajub_asm_v1.0, whole genome shotgun sequence, a single genomic window includes:
- the RNF146 gene encoding E3 ubiquitin-protein ligase RNF146 → MMAGCGEIDHSINMLPTNRKANESCSNTAPSLTVPECAICLQTCVHPVSLPCKHVFCYLCVKGASWLGKRCALCRQEIPEDFLDKPTLLSPEELKAASRGNGEYAWYYEGRNGWWQYDERTSRELEDAFSKGKKSTEMLIAGFLYVADLENMVQYRRNEHGRRRKIKRDIIDIPKKGVAGLRLDCDANTVNLARESSADGADSLSAQSGASVQPLVSSVRPLTSVDGQLTSPATPSPDASTSLEDSFAHLQLSGDSIAERSHRGEGEEDHESPSSGRVPAPDTSIEETESDASSDSEDVSALVAQHSLTQQRLLVPNANQTVSDRSGTDLSVAGGGTVSAGVRSRRPDGQCTVTEV, encoded by the exons AT GATGGCTGGCTGTGGTGAAATTGATCACTCAATAAACATGCTTCCTACGAACAGGAAAGCGAATGAGTCCTGTTCTAATACTGCACCTTCTCTAACTGTCCCTGAATGTGCCATTTGTCTGCAAACATGTGTTCACCCAGTCAGTCTGCCTTGTAAGCATGTTTTCTGCTATCTGTGCGTAAAGGGAGCTTCATGGCTTGGAAAGCGATGTGCCCTCTGTCGACAAGAAATTCCCGAAGATTTCCTTGACAAGCCAACCTTATTGTCACCAGAAGAACTCAAGGCAGCGAGTAGAGGAAATGGTGAATATGCATGGTATTATGAAGGAAGAAATGGGTGGTGGCAGTATGATGAGCGCACTAGTAGAGAGTTGGAAGATGCTTTTTCCAAAGGTAAAAAGAGCACTGAAATGTTAATTGCCGGGTTTCTGTATGTTGCTGATCTTGAAAATATGGTTCAATACAGGAGAAATGAACATGGACGTCGCAGGAAGATTAAGCGGGATATAATAGATATACCAAAGAAGGGAGTAGCCGGACTTAGGCTGGACTGTGACGCTAATACTGTAAACCTAGCGAGAGAGAGCTCTGCAGATGGAGCGGACAGTCTATCAGCACAGAGTGGAGCTTCTGTTCAGCCTCTAGTGTCTTCTGTAAGGCCCCTAACATCAGTAGATGGTCAGTTAACAAGCCCTGCAACACCATCCCCTGATGCAAGCACTTCTCTGGAAGACTCTTTTGCTCATTTACAACTCAGTGGAGACAGCATAGCTGAAAGGAGTCAtaggggggaaggagaagaagatcATGAATCACCATCTTCAGGCAGGGTACCAGCACCAGATACCTCcattgaagaaactgaatcagatGCCAGTAGTGATAGTGAGGATGTATCTGCGCTTGTTGCACAACACTCCTTGACCCAACAGAGACTTTTGGTTCCTAATGCAAACCAGACAGTATCTGATCGATCAGGAACTGATCTGTCAGTAGCAGGGGGTGGAACAGTGAGTGCTGGTGTCAGATCTAGAAGGCCTGATGGACAGTGCACAGTaactgaagtttaa